A stretch of the Halomonas sp. BDJS001 genome encodes the following:
- a CDS encoding AAA family ATPase, producing MSEFPFAAVVGQEALKTALLLNAINPRIGGVLISGPKGSAKSTLARALAAILPSDGEGQRAPFVTLPLGASEDRLVGSLDLQKVLAEREATFHQGLLAKAHGGVLYVDEVNLLPDTLVDLLLDVAASGTNIVERDGISHSHPARFSLIGTMNPDEGELRPQLLDRFGLCLEQAEGVSIDERIAIVQQREAFDRDPAGTLERVEDAQAALTERIAKAQRLLKEITTDPWVYRTIATRCEAAGVEGLRADVTWHRAAQAHAAWRGVGSVEQQDIDTVEPWVLAHRRTQPPEQHPPSSPPNQTPSNGEGGSSSANNAPSGGSSYPGGEQGQWGAMPPMTQEAISQPAVKLPDSDGFAQRNNRSETAASAGKGEEPGRGRSQVTTSRLDGFATLIANRGQWPWQQLKMRKARAGQTTAHLVLLDTSGSTLGQRLLGQAKGLVESLVTQAYAAREQVAVLGFGNGGVVSILSRRRAPKNARGTLDNAKGGGGTPLREAIIEAKRLILQWQRREPGLKVRTYLITDGRTRETVDDLAPLDDCLVIDTEQSKVKRGQGARIAQQLGALYWPTSFGKPSMAHTVSAHQLGNLS from the coding sequence GTGAGTGAGTTTCCCTTTGCGGCGGTGGTCGGTCAGGAGGCGCTGAAAACCGCGCTGCTCCTTAACGCCATTAATCCGCGCATCGGCGGGGTATTGATTAGCGGGCCAAAAGGAAGCGCTAAATCGACCTTAGCCCGGGCGCTGGCCGCCATTCTGCCCAGCGATGGCGAAGGGCAGCGTGCCCCTTTTGTCACTCTGCCATTGGGCGCCAGTGAAGACCGCCTGGTCGGCAGTCTGGATCTGCAAAAGGTATTGGCGGAGCGTGAGGCGACTTTTCATCAAGGCTTACTCGCCAAAGCCCACGGCGGGGTGCTCTATGTAGATGAGGTCAACCTGCTGCCGGATACCCTGGTTGATTTGCTGCTGGACGTGGCCGCTAGCGGCACCAATATCGTTGAGCGCGATGGCATTAGCCACTCCCACCCAGCGCGTTTTAGCCTGATCGGCACCATGAACCCGGATGAAGGCGAGCTGCGCCCTCAGTTGCTCGACCGCTTTGGTCTCTGCCTGGAGCAGGCGGAGGGCGTGAGCATTGATGAGCGCATTGCCATTGTGCAACAGCGGGAAGCCTTTGACCGCGACCCCGCTGGCACCCTCGAGCGCGTTGAGGATGCCCAGGCCGCCCTGACCGAGCGTATTGCTAAAGCGCAGCGCTTACTCAAAGAGATCACCACCGACCCCTGGGTGTATCGGACGATTGCCACCCGCTGCGAAGCTGCCGGGGTTGAAGGCCTACGCGCCGACGTTACTTGGCACCGCGCCGCCCAGGCCCATGCCGCCTGGCGTGGCGTGGGTAGCGTAGAGCAGCAGGATATCGACACCGTTGAGCCCTGGGTGCTGGCGCATCGGCGTACTCAGCCGCCAGAACAGCACCCGCCGTCATCCCCGCCTAATCAAACGCCTTCAAATGGCGAGGGCGGTTCGTCGTCAGCCAATAACGCGCCCAGCGGCGGCTCATCCTATCCTGGTGGTGAGCAGGGCCAGTGGGGCGCCATGCCCCCTATGACGCAAGAGGCGATTAGCCAACCCGCGGTAAAACTGCCCGATAGCGACGGTTTTGCTCAGCGGAATAATCGCTCAGAAACCGCGGCTAGCGCGGGTAAAGGGGAAGAACCAGGGCGTGGCCGTTCCCAAGTAACGACCTCGCGGCTGGACGGGTTCGCGACGCTGATCGCCAATCGCGGCCAGTGGCCCTGGCAGCAGTTAAAAATGCGCAAGGCCCGGGCGGGGCAGACGACGGCGCACTTGGTGCTACTGGACACCTCCGGCTCGACCCTAGGCCAGCGCCTGTTGGGTCAAGCCAAAGGGCTGGTTGAATCGCTGGTAACCCAAGCCTACGCCGCGCGGGAGCAGGTAGCGGTGCTGGGGTTTGGTAATGGCGGGGTGGTGTCGATACTCTCCCGCCGTCGTGCGCCCAAAAATGCTCGGGGCACTCTTGATAACGCCAAGGGCGGCGGTGGAACCCCGCTGCGGGAAGCAATTATTGAAGCCAAGCGGCTTATCCTCCAGTGGCAGCGCCGCGAGCCCGGCCTGAAGGTGCGCACCTATCTGATTACCGATGGCCGCACCCGGGAAACCGTTGACGATCTCGCCCCGCTGGATGACTGCCTGGTGATCGATACCGAACAGTCCAAAGTCAAACGCGGGCAGGGCGCGCGAATCGCCCAGCAGCTGGGCGCACTTTACTGGCCGACCTCGTTTGGCAAACCCTCTATGGCGCATACTGTTTCTGCACATCAACTTGGGAACCTCTCATGA
- a CDS encoding ABC transporter substrate-binding protein, giving the protein MMLRLTTAIAASAVGLAQAAYASTDYPLTLTNCGVEISVASPPERTVTVGQSATEILYSLGLTDRVNGTSVWFNPVLPQFTEANETIERIANDDPSFEAVVNKRPDLVAVQYEWHVGPTGSVATREQFHELGINTYIMPADCDTKDNSTGGDGTRTAAFSTDSIYKGITELAQIYDVQDAGETLVADLIDSEERAIALASSLDLPDDLSAAFWFSSTDLGVSPFVAGQLGAPGYMMDKLGIRNVIESDEEWPTVGWESIARADPDVLVIASMDRRRFPADDIEAKREFLRSDPVTREMSAVKNNRIVEMDAHAMSATMRTIYGLETLAEALATMAFDE; this is encoded by the coding sequence ATGATGTTGAGATTGACCACGGCCATCGCCGCGAGCGCTGTTGGCCTTGCCCAGGCGGCTTACGCCTCCACCGACTACCCGCTTACGCTAACCAACTGCGGCGTAGAGATCAGCGTGGCGTCGCCCCCGGAGCGAACGGTGACGGTAGGCCAGTCAGCCACGGAGATTCTCTATTCGCTGGGGCTCACTGATCGAGTAAATGGCACCTCGGTTTGGTTCAACCCGGTTCTTCCCCAGTTTACTGAGGCCAATGAAACGATCGAGCGGATCGCCAACGACGACCCAAGCTTTGAGGCCGTGGTCAATAAGCGGCCTGACCTGGTGGCGGTACAGTATGAGTGGCACGTAGGCCCCACCGGCAGTGTCGCCACCCGTGAGCAGTTTCATGAGCTGGGTATTAACACCTATATTATGCCCGCCGACTGCGATACCAAGGATAACTCTACCGGCGGCGACGGTACCCGCACGGCCGCTTTCTCCACGGATTCGATCTATAAGGGAATCACCGAACTAGCCCAAATTTATGATGTGCAAGACGCTGGCGAGACCCTTGTGGCCGACCTGATCGACAGCGAAGAGCGTGCTATTGCCCTGGCGAGCAGCCTGGACTTACCGGACGACTTGTCAGCGGCATTCTGGTTCTCCTCGACAGACCTGGGGGTTAGCCCCTTCGTTGCGGGTCAGCTCGGCGCGCCGGGCTATATGATGGACAAGCTCGGTATTCGCAATGTGATCGAGTCCGATGAGGAGTGGCCAACGGTGGGCTGGGAGAGCATCGCCAGGGCTGACCCCGATGTACTTGTTATTGCCAGCATGGATCGCCGCCGCTTTCCCGCCGACGACATTGAAGCCAAGCGTGAGTTTCTGCGCAGTGACCCGGTTACCCGCGAGATGAGCGCGGTGAAAAATAATCGCATCGTCGAGATGGATGCCCATGCCATGAGCGCTACCATGCGCACTATTTACGGCCTTGAAACA